In Blastopirellula sp. J2-11, a single genomic region encodes these proteins:
- a CDS encoding polyhydroxyalkanoic acid system family protein — MPGFHVEVPHPLGQAAAVEKVQYVLEKMRGRFEGQVKDMQQTWEGNIMAFSFRTMGVDIKGTMEVLEDLVIVKGSLPFAAMLFKGRIEKSIREELEKIVNRPSKSPKADPPQ, encoded by the coding sequence ATGCCAGGATTTCACGTCGAAGTGCCCCATCCGCTTGGCCAAGCGGCGGCAGTAGAAAAAGTGCAATATGTGCTGGAGAAAATGCGCGGCCGCTTTGAAGGCCAAGTGAAAGATATGCAGCAGACGTGGGAAGGAAACATCATGGCGTTTTCCTTTCGCACGATGGGCGTCGACATCAAGGGAACGATGGAGGTCCTGGAGGATCTCGTCATCGTAAAAGGTAGTCTTCCTTTCGCCGCGATGCTGTTCAAAGGTCGTATCGAAAAATCGATTCGCGAAGAACTCGAGAAAATCGTCAATCGACCCTCAAAATCGCCGAAGGCCGATCCGCCGCAATAG
- a CDS encoding (5-formylfuran-3-yl)methyl phosphate synthase, producing the protein MTQLLVSVRSAAEAEAALSGGADWIDIKEPTLGSLGAAEPHVWREIVQTVDQRVPVSIALGEVSDGARTWRPDSFRGASMVKYGLAKLSDCTDWMSIASTAYERVPDSCSRVAVYYADEERARCPPLADVVQWSKQISASAILIDTFVKDGQTLFDFLSLDQLATAIQQIRAAGVIAACGGSLTKLHFADVIVAGADVLAVRGAVCNGLRTSAIDRQLVRQLKATMNSFDGESNVAQACAT; encoded by the coding sequence ATGACCCAGCTGCTCGTTTCGGTGCGCTCGGCGGCAGAAGCGGAAGCGGCGCTCTCCGGAGGCGCCGATTGGATTGACATCAAAGAGCCAACCCTGGGATCGCTCGGCGCGGCGGAACCGCACGTTTGGCGCGAGATTGTGCAAACGGTCGACCAGCGCGTGCCGGTCAGTATCGCTTTGGGCGAAGTCAGCGACGGCGCTAGAACATGGCGTCCCGATTCTTTTCGGGGGGCGAGCATGGTGAAATATGGTCTGGCGAAGCTGTCCGACTGTACCGATTGGATGTCAATCGCTTCGACTGCTTATGAGCGAGTCCCCGATTCTTGCTCTCGCGTCGCGGTTTACTATGCCGATGAAGAACGAGCGAGATGCCCGCCGCTCGCCGATGTGGTACAATGGAGCAAGCAGATTTCGGCCTCCGCGATTTTGATCGATACCTTTGTGAAGGATGGCCAAACGCTCTTCGATTTTTTGTCGCTCGACCAGCTTGCAACCGCAATTCAGCAGATACGCGCCGCCGGCGTAATCGCCGCTTGCGGCGGTTCCCTCACCAAGCTGCACTTTGCAGACGTGATCGTCGCCGGTGCAGACGTGTTAGCCGTGCGCGGTGCTGTTTGCAATGGTTTACGCACGAGTGCGATTGATCGACAGCTTGTTCGTCAGTTGAAAGCGACGATGAATTCCTTTGATGGCGAATCGAACGTCGCGCAAGCTTGCGCGACATAG
- a CDS encoding sodium:proton antiporter, with product MSHDHHEGGSDRPVLLAIAAILVAFLLATLAGWTQPQASHVAVEATHDEHAAAGEHHEAEHAAADHGHAHAPPHMAAVAPFILLLGAIAVFPLVGFTAHWWESNTNRFLVAIILAGVTLVYYLVLYSEAGFGAAISRIDHAILKEYIPFIVLLFSLYVISGGIRIEGDMPAHPLTNATFLGVGGLLASFIGTTGAAMLLIRPLIETNKERKYVQHTVVFFIFVVCNCGGCLLPIGDPPLFLGYLEGVDFLWTMWALWMPWLMVNIVLIAMFYLIDKFYYYPKEKKSDVARDETEISPLRIRGLMPNALLLVGVILSVALLDPQKPFPGTDWHPFVYLREVVQLALVGLSLWLGSKAVRTDNKFNYHAIVEVAALFVGIFICMQPALELLNLHGPNLGIDTPQKFFWITGSLSAVLDNAPTYLVFFKTADAQYSGQHLVQMLHMEGGAEASLKLVAISLGAVFMGAMTYIGNGPNFMVRAIAEESGVRMPSFFGYVLFYSLPILLPVMVVMSLIFLR from the coding sequence ATGTCCCACGATCACCACGAAGGCGGTTCGGATCGGCCCGTATTGCTTGCGATTGCCGCTATCCTTGTTGCGTTTCTATTGGCGACGCTCGCCGGCTGGACGCAACCGCAAGCGTCGCACGTCGCCGTCGAAGCGACGCATGACGAACATGCCGCAGCAGGGGAACACCACGAAGCGGAGCATGCCGCGGCCGATCATGGTCATGCACACGCGCCGCCTCACATGGCGGCAGTTGCTCCGTTTATCTTGCTGTTGGGCGCGATTGCGGTTTTTCCGCTGGTCGGATTTACGGCTCACTGGTGGGAAAGTAACACTAATCGCTTCCTGGTCGCGATAATTCTGGCCGGCGTTACGCTGGTCTACTATCTGGTCCTTTATTCGGAAGCAGGATTTGGCGCCGCGATCTCCCGCATCGATCACGCGATCTTGAAAGAATATATCCCATTCATCGTCCTCCTCTTTTCGCTCTACGTCATCTCGGGCGGAATTCGCATTGAAGGAGACATGCCGGCTCACCCGCTTACCAACGCCACCTTCTTGGGCGTGGGGGGATTGTTGGCCAGCTTTATCGGCACTACTGGGGCTGCGATGTTGTTGATTCGCCCGCTGATCGAGACCAATAAAGAACGCAAATACGTCCAGCATACGGTCGTCTTCTTTATCTTCGTCGTTTGCAATTGCGGCGGCTGTTTGTTGCCGATCGGCGATCCGCCGTTGTTCCTGGGATATCTGGAAGGCGTTGATTTCCTCTGGACGATGTGGGCGCTGTGGATGCCGTGGCTCATGGTCAATATTGTGTTGATCGCGATGTTCTATCTGATCGACAAATTCTACTATTACCCCAAAGAAAAGAAGTCAGACGTCGCTCGTGACGAAACCGAAATCTCGCCGCTCCGCATTCGCGGCTTGATGCCGAACGCGCTGTTGCTGGTCGGCGTGATCTTGTCGGTCGCCTTGTTGGATCCGCAAAAGCCGTTCCCAGGAACCGATTGGCATCCGTTCGTCTACTTGCGAGAAGTGGTGCAATTGGCCTTGGTCGGGCTCAGCCTCTGGTTGGGCTCGAAGGCGGTTCGCACCGATAACAAGTTTAACTACCATGCGATCGTCGAAGTCGCCGCGTTGTTCGTCGGCATCTTCATCTGCATGCAGCCGGCGCTGGAATTGCTCAACTTGCATGGTCCCAACCTGGGGATCGACACGCCGCAAAAGTTTTTCTGGATCACCGGCAGCTTGTCGGCGGTGCTAGATAACGCTCCCACCTACTTGGTTTTCTTCAAGACGGCTGACGCTCAGTACTCGGGCCAGCATCTGGTTCAAATGCTGCACATGGAGGGAGGCGCCGAAGCTTCTCTGAAATTGGTCGCCATTAGCTTGGGCGCCGTTTTCATGGGAGCGATGACCTATATCGGCAACGGTCCCAACTTTATGGTCCGTGCGATTGCCGAAGAATCGGGCGTCCGGATGCCTAGCTTTTTCGGTTATGTGCTGTTTTACAGCTTGCCGATCCTGCTGCCGGTAATGGTCGTGATGTCGTTAATCTTCCTGCGATAA
- a CDS encoding ribonuclease D, with protein sequence MNHEYVESQAQLTDLCDRLRSESHIYFDTEFVSEDVYLPDLCLVQIAAGDILAIIDPKRMDDMNVFWELIAGGDHVSVVHSGREEFLFCYRATGKPPANLFDTQIAGGLIGMEYPASFGNLILRLLDEKLPKGETRTDWRVRPLSSRQIEYALNDVAYLGPAAQELEKELIKLDRFSWLQEEMTSWQEALIESTQRARWRNVSGTGSLSRRSLAIVRELWKWRDNRASAANIPARRILRDDLIAELAKRKSSNLKQIRAIRGMQRSDLNRYFEEIADAIQIALDLDENDCPSSQPSWNQGKQYGVLGQFLAAALGSICREAKVAPSLACTVQDVRDLIAHHMDGAPEAPSLTQGWRAEVIGKTIEELLDGSLVVRVGDPRAVEPLAFDRRND encoded by the coding sequence GTGAATCACGAATACGTCGAATCTCAAGCCCAACTCACTGATCTTTGCGACCGGCTTCGGTCAGAGTCGCACATCTATTTTGATACCGAGTTCGTCTCGGAAGACGTCTATTTGCCTGACTTATGTCTGGTGCAAATTGCGGCCGGTGACATATTGGCTATTATCGATCCGAAACGGATGGATGATATGAACGTCTTTTGGGAGCTGATCGCCGGCGGCGATCATGTCTCGGTCGTTCACTCGGGGCGCGAAGAATTTTTGTTCTGCTATCGTGCGACCGGCAAACCGCCGGCCAATCTGTTCGATACGCAAATCGCCGGCGGCCTGATTGGAATGGAGTACCCTGCTTCGTTCGGTAATTTGATCCTGCGGCTGCTCGACGAAAAGCTTCCCAAAGGCGAAACACGCACCGATTGGCGCGTTCGCCCCCTCAGCTCGCGGCAGATCGAATATGCGCTGAATGACGTCGCCTATCTCGGCCCCGCCGCCCAAGAGTTAGAAAAAGAGCTGATCAAGCTGGATCGCTTCTCCTGGTTGCAGGAAGAAATGACCTCCTGGCAGGAAGCGCTGATCGAATCGACGCAGCGCGCACGCTGGCGAAACGTTTCAGGCACCGGCAGTCTCAGTCGCCGATCGCTGGCGATCGTTCGCGAACTCTGGAAGTGGCGCGACAATCGGGCGTCCGCCGCCAACATCCCTGCTCGTCGAATCTTGCGTGATGACCTGATCGCGGAGTTGGCGAAGCGAAAATCGTCGAACCTGAAGCAAATTCGTGCAATCCGCGGCATGCAGCGCAGCGACCTGAATCGCTACTTTGAAGAGATCGCCGACGCAATTCAAATCGCGCTCGACCTGGACGAAAACGACTGCCCCTCGTCGCAGCCAAGCTGGAACCAGGGAAAGCAATATGGCGTGCTCGGCCAATTTTTGGCGGCCGCGTTGGGAAGCATCTGTCGCGAGGCGAAAGTCGCGCCCAGTCTAGCTTGCACCGTGCAAGATGTCCGTGATCTGATTGCTCATCATATGGACGGAGCCCCAGAAGCGCCGTCGCTAACGCAAGGTTGGCGAGCCGAAGTGATCGGCAAGACGATCGAGGAACTGCTGGACGGTTCGCTGGTCGTTCGTGTTGGTGATCCTCGCGCGGTGGAGCCGTTGGCTTTTGATCGCCGCAACGACTAA
- a CDS encoding tetratricopeptide repeat protein — MSRREQIEALLADEPNDSFLLYGLAMEYRKEGAHAEALARFDQLIQQTPPYVPAYFMAGQMLAEAGRANESRTWLRDGIEEAQRQGNAHAAGEMSELLMTLGQMGE, encoded by the coding sequence ATGTCGAGACGCGAACAGATCGAAGCGTTGCTAGCAGACGAGCCGAACGATTCATTCCTGCTGTACGGCCTGGCGATGGAATATCGCAAAGAAGGCGCTCATGCCGAGGCGCTCGCCCGCTTTGATCAATTGATCCAGCAAACCCCTCCTTATGTGCCGGCCTACTTCATGGCAGGGCAAATGCTTGCCGAAGCGGGCCGCGCCAATGAATCGCGAACCTGGCTGCGCGATGGGATCGAGGAAGCGCAGCGACAAGGGAACGCGCACGCTGCCGGCGAAATGTCGGAACTGTTGATGACGCTCGGCCAAATGGGAGAGTAG
- a CDS encoding gamma carbonic anhydrase family protein, protein MEKRLQLEFHEHLIAPTAWIAPTATVLGDVTLGAESIVLFSAVVRGDTEQIRIGAACNVQDGAVLHADPGSPCLLGNRVSVGHRAIVHGAIVEDDVLIGMGAIVLNNAKIGAGSLVAAGALITENCEIPPRSVVMGVPGKVVRQTTDEDLARIRHAAEHYRLASQEYLEAYEG, encoded by the coding sequence ATGGAGAAACGGTTGCAGCTAGAGTTCCACGAGCATTTGATCGCTCCGACGGCTTGGATTGCTCCCACCGCAACGGTGTTGGGAGACGTCACGTTGGGGGCCGAATCGATCGTGCTCTTCTCAGCCGTCGTCCGCGGCGATACCGAACAGATCCGCATCGGCGCCGCCTGCAATGTGCAAGATGGCGCCGTCTTGCACGCCGATCCCGGCTCCCCTTGCCTGCTGGGAAATCGCGTCTCGGTTGGGCATCGCGCGATTGTGCATGGCGCGATCGTCGAGGATGACGTCTTGATCGGCATGGGGGCGATTGTCCTCAACAATGCAAAAATCGGAGCCGGCTCGTTGGTCGCTGCCGGCGCTTTAATTACCGAGAACTGCGAAATCCCGCCGCGCAGCGTCGTGATGGGCGTCCCCGGCAAAGTAGTTCGCCAAACGACCGACGAAGATCTGGCTCGTATCCGTCATGCGGCTGAGCACTATCGGTTGGCTTCGCAGGAGTATCTGGAAGCGTACGAAGGATAG
- a CDS encoding PSP1 domain-containing protein, which yields MISTIQRTHLVRVGAVGQIGRFVSVDAVAYRRGMRVVCRTARGLEVGEILSPANDRGQDTDGSILRGMTQQDEMLLERLEKNKQEAMSACTAQLAQRNLDATLIDVEQLFDGQSLFFYFLGEVSPEIERLTEGLAETYDAKVRIREFAKLLDEGCGPGCGTDEGPGCGSSCSTCSLVGGCGVKKTKG from the coding sequence ATGATCTCGACGATCCAACGCACTCACTTAGTCCGCGTCGGCGCTGTTGGCCAGATTGGCCGCTTCGTCTCGGTTGACGCGGTCGCTTATCGCCGCGGCATGCGCGTCGTTTGTCGTACTGCGCGCGGCCTGGAAGTGGGAGAGATCCTTAGCCCGGCGAACGATCGCGGGCAAGATACCGATGGTTCGATCCTGCGCGGCATGACGCAGCAAGACGAAATGTTGCTAGAGCGACTTGAGAAAAACAAGCAGGAAGCGATGTCTGCCTGCACGGCTCAGCTAGCCCAGCGCAACCTGGACGCAACGCTGATCGACGTCGAACAACTCTTCGACGGGCAATCGCTCTTCTTCTATTTCCTAGGAGAAGTATCGCCGGAAATCGAGCGTCTCACCGAAGGTTTGGCCGAAACGTACGACGCCAAAGTGCGGATTCGCGAGTTCGCCAAGCTGTTGGACGAAGGCTGCGGCCCCGGCTGTGGAACCGACGAAGGCCCCGGCTGCGGCAGTAGTTGCTCGACTTGCTCGCTGGTCGGCGGTTGCGGCGTCAAGAAGACGAAAGGGTAG
- the bioB gene encoding biotin synthase BioB — MAIVEETTLTAENRWMKLAHDVLAGARLSEEDGLAILRSNDDELLDLLSAAFAIRKRHFGKTVQLYQLMNAKSGLCPEDCGYCSQSKVSDAEIPKYNFLSRDKLMQGAEIAAERGVKTYCIVISARGPNEREMNAVETIVPEIKQKYDLKICACLGLLSQDQAERLKACGVDRVNHNVNTSKDYYEKICSTHTYEDRIETLSAVRNAGIELCSGGIVGMGETDLDVVRMANELRDLNVESIPVNFLNPIEGTPLHEQGRDLTPRRCLKILAMYRFANPASELRIAGGREIHLRSLQPLGLYAANSIFLGDYLTTSGQQAEDDYRMLEDLGFEVTKCDEAVVGQQPAS, encoded by the coding sequence ATGGCGATTGTTGAAGAGACGACCCTGACGGCCGAAAACCGCTGGATGAAACTGGCCCACGACGTTTTGGCGGGCGCCCGCTTGAGCGAAGAAGATGGCTTGGCGATCTTGCGCAGCAACGACGACGAGCTGCTCGATCTGCTGTCCGCCGCATTCGCGATCCGCAAACGTCATTTTGGCAAAACGGTTCAGCTGTATCAGTTGATGAACGCGAAGAGCGGGCTTTGCCCCGAGGATTGCGGCTACTGCTCGCAGTCGAAGGTCTCCGACGCCGAGATCCCCAAATACAACTTCCTCAGCCGCGACAAACTGATGCAAGGCGCCGAGATCGCCGCCGAGCGCGGCGTGAAGACTTACTGCATCGTGATCTCGGCCCGCGGTCCCAACGAACGCGAAATGAACGCGGTCGAAACGATCGTGCCTGAAATCAAGCAGAAGTACGACCTGAAGATCTGCGCCTGTCTTGGCTTGCTGTCGCAAGATCAGGCCGAACGGCTGAAGGCCTGCGGCGTGGATCGCGTCAATCATAACGTCAACACCAGTAAAGATTACTACGAGAAGATCTGCTCGACCCACACCTACGAAGACCGAATCGAGACGCTCTCGGCCGTTCGCAACGCCGGCATTGAACTTTGCAGCGGCGGCATCGTCGGCATGGGCGAAACCGATCTCGACGTCGTCCGCATGGCGAACGAACTGCGTGACTTGAACGTCGAATCGATCCCCGTCAACTTCTTGAATCCGATCGAAGGAACTCCGCTGCACGAACAAGGCCGCGACCTGACGCCGCGCCGCTGCTTGAAGATCTTGGCGATGTACCGCTTCGCCAATCCGGCGAGCGAACTGCGCATCGCCGGCGGTCGCGAGATCCATCTCCGCAGCTTGCAACCGCTTGGTTTGTACGCGGCCAACTCCATCTTCCTCGGCGACTATCTGACCACGTCCGGCCAACAAGCCGAAGACGATTATCGCATGTTGGAAGATCTCGGCTTTGAGGTCACCAAATGCGACGAAGCCGTCGTCGGCCAGCAACCCGCATCGTAG
- a CDS encoding nucleoside deaminase, with protein MDQFLKLAIEEARQGLAEGGIPIGSVLVVDGQVRGQGHNRRVQKGSAILHAEMDCLEAAGRLTAKDYQRAVLYSTLSPCDMCSGTALLYKIPKIVIGENQTFQGPEDYVRSRGVQLEIVDSAECKELMREFIAKCPELWNEDIGV; from the coding sequence ATGGACCAATTTCTAAAGCTCGCGATCGAAGAGGCTCGTCAAGGTCTTGCCGAAGGGGGCATCCCGATCGGTTCGGTCTTGGTGGTCGATGGCCAAGTCCGCGGCCAAGGACATAACCGCCGCGTGCAAAAGGGAAGCGCGATCCTGCATGCCGAGATGGATTGCCTGGAAGCGGCGGGCCGACTGACCGCCAAAGACTATCAGCGCGCCGTTCTTTATTCGACCCTCTCTCCCTGCGACATGTGCAGCGGCACGGCGCTGTTGTACAAGATTCCGAAAATCGTCATCGGCGAAAACCAAACTTTCCAAGGGCCCGAAGACTACGTTCGCAGCCGCGGCGTTCAGTTGGAAATTGTCGATAGCGCCGAATGCAAGGAACTGATGCGCGAGTTCATCGCAAAATGCCCCGAGCTATGGAACGAGGACATTGGGGTTTAG
- a CDS encoding putative sensor domain DACNV-containing protein: protein MFAGLTKEGRVVMFSHDSGDIREHLECFQVQMGFEPLTGIDYIRADNKIVPDMERMKRHDLEEHQKYALETNPAWVSGVDLPDPQLVEVAAGPPLTYPDAFAHLVFEQSRKLPTAPSRELVCHSVSSLYFASLEKEEQISYTLRIELIPRTVFEQADMEQNVSFFRLKRPLPLTPANLIKLGPAIDPGQTSILAQENDGHFEIWGMVARGRSLHNSMMGEASQWSAVGPHPVLLRSRAPGHLIAEVLDYRVGEYKSGAVVTDYLPIFRDDGPVRRFLDSKKLGAAPCRLSILPIIQRLVRRAVDIGHGGIVVIADIAEYARLNQSDNDIFESKYDIALSDSISIYRSSEQNSRRWSRVKAALHQQPNPLNPPHVDIAIDSGVHRTISPAEVFKSKIQKLSNGRFLSRLAAHWAAADEMAARNRRSGNTQGFNVWKEMLQSSERAVRDAEYAIGSLASPDGALLLGTDLSVLGFGVMIRNVGKVAEIYRARDVAASRIERFDLTSFGTRHQSAAWLASRLENGIVFVISEDETITALMRWREKTIAWRPVTIDNISDGKWLEEAV from the coding sequence ATGTTCGCTGGATTGACCAAAGAAGGACGCGTCGTCATGTTCTCGCACGACTCCGGGGACATTCGCGAACACTTGGAATGCTTCCAAGTGCAAATGGGATTTGAGCCGTTGACCGGCATTGACTACATCCGCGCCGACAACAAGATTGTGCCTGACATGGAGCGAATGAAGCGGCACGATCTGGAAGAGCATCAGAAGTACGCGCTCGAAACCAATCCGGCCTGGGTCTCGGGGGTCGATCTTCCCGATCCGCAGTTGGTCGAAGTTGCGGCGGGTCCTCCGTTGACCTATCCCGACGCGTTCGCCCACCTGGTCTTCGAGCAATCGCGTAAACTTCCCACGGCGCCGTCGCGCGAACTTGTTTGCCATTCGGTCAGTTCGCTCTACTTCGCCAGCTTGGAAAAAGAAGAGCAGATCTCGTACACGCTGCGCATCGAACTGATCCCGCGTACCGTGTTCGAGCAAGCCGACATGGAGCAAAACGTCAGCTTCTTTCGGCTCAAGCGTCCGCTGCCGCTCACTCCGGCCAACTTGATCAAACTGGGCCCGGCGATCGATCCTGGTCAAACTTCGATCCTGGCGCAAGAGAACGACGGCCATTTTGAGATCTGGGGCATGGTCGCGCGCGGCCGTTCGCTTCACAACTCGATGATGGGAGAAGCTTCGCAATGGTCGGCCGTCGGACCGCACCCCGTCTTATTGCGTTCGCGTGCGCCGGGCCATCTGATCGCCGAGGTCCTCGATTATCGGGTCGGCGAATACAAATCAGGCGCCGTCGTTACTGACTACTTGCCCATCTTTCGTGATGACGGCCCGGTTCGCCGATTTCTGGATAGCAAAAAGCTGGGCGCCGCGCCTTGCCGACTCTCGATTTTGCCGATCATCCAGCGGCTCGTTCGCCGCGCCGTTGACATTGGGCACGGCGGCATTGTGGTCATTGCCGACATCGCCGAATACGCGCGGCTCAACCAGAGCGATAACGACATCTTCGAGTCGAAGTACGACATCGCGCTGAGCGACTCGATCTCGATCTATCGCAGCAGCGAACAAAACAGCCGCCGATGGTCGCGCGTCAAAGCGGCTCTCCATCAACAACCGAATCCGCTGAATCCTCCCCATGTCGACATTGCGATCGATAGCGGCGTCCATCGGACCATCTCACCTGCCGAGGTTTTCAAAAGTAAGATCCAAAAGCTCTCCAACGGCCGTTTTCTCTCACGCTTGGCGGCCCACTGGGCCGCGGCCGATGAGATGGCGGCCCGCAATCGCCGCAGCGGCAACACGCAAGGCTTCAACGTCTGGAAAGAGATGCTGCAGTCGTCGGAACGAGCCGTCCGCGACGCCGAGTACGCGATCGGCAGTCTCGCAAGCCCCGACGGCGCCCTGTTACTGGGGACCGACCTCAGCGTCCTCGGCTTCGGCGTGATGATTCGCAACGTCGGCAAAGTAGCCGAGATCTATCGAGCCCGCGATGTCGCCGCCAGCCGGATCGAACGATTTGACCTCACCAGCTTCGGCACGCGCCACCAATCGGCCGCGTGGCTCGCAAGTCGCTTAGAAAACGGCATCGTTTTCGTGATCTCCGAAGACGAAACGATCACAGCCCTGATGCGCTGGCGCGAAAAAACCATCGCCTGGCGACCGGTGACGATCGATAACATTAGTGATGGAAAGTGGCTGGAAGAAGCGGTGTAA
- the leuD gene encoding 3-isopropylmalate dehydratase small subunit yields the protein MKEFTTHTGVVATMDRANVDTDQIIPKQFLKRIERTGFGQFLFFDWRFNDDGSPNRDFELNQPGLASASILVARRNFGSGSSREHAVWSLDDYGFRAVLAPSFADIFYSNSFKNGLLPVRLSEEQIEEIFQKAKTVGPGFELTINLDAQTVTDNDGLLFNFEIDEARKHKMLNGLDDIALTLQNEDKITAYEQANGL from the coding sequence ATGAAAGAATTCACCACCCACACCGGCGTCGTCGCGACGATGGACCGGGCCAATGTCGATACCGATCAGATCATTCCGAAGCAATTTCTGAAACGGATCGAACGCACCGGCTTTGGCCAGTTCCTCTTTTTCGACTGGCGCTTTAACGATGACGGCTCGCCGAATCGCGACTTCGAGTTGAATCAGCCAGGCCTCGCTTCGGCGTCGATCCTGGTCGCGCGTCGTAACTTCGGCAGCGGCTCCAGCCGCGAACATGCCGTTTGGTCGCTTGACGACTACGGCTTTCGCGCGGTTTTGGCGCCCAGCTTCGCCGATATTTTTTACAGCAACAGCTTTAAGAATGGCCTGCTGCCGGTCCGTCTCAGCGAAGAGCAGATCGAGGAGATCTTCCAAAAAGCGAAAACCGTCGGCCCCGGCTTTGAGCTAACGATCAATCTGGACGCTCAAACCGTTACCGACAACGACGGCCTTTTGTTCAACTTTGAAATCGACGAAGCTCGTAAGCACAAAATGCTGAACGGTTTGGACGATATCGCGTTGACGCTGCAAAACGAAGACAAGATCACCGCCTACGAACAAGCGAACGGTCTGTAA
- the leuC gene encoding 3-isopropylmalate dehydratase large subunit has product MSGSSPRNMFQKIWDNHLVLQEEGQQAILYIDLQLVHEVTSAQAFEGLRIAGRKLRRPERHIATPDHNIPTTDRSLPIADPISKQQIDTLRNNCVEFGVHLYDLNDSKQGIVHVIGPELGMTQPGMTIVCGDSHTATHGAFGALAFGIGTSEVEHVMATQTLLQAKPKTMELRVNGTLAPGVTAKDLILYLIGKLTTAGGTGYVLEYTGEAIRALSMEERMTVCNMSIEAGARAGMIAPDETTFEYVKGREFAPKDFDAAVEKWKQLPSDEGAKYDKVLIFDAKDIAPQITWGTNPGQVAPVISNVPSPTDYGDATEQKSTQAALDYMGLTAGQPLTDVKIDRVFIGSCTNARIEDLRAAAKVVKGHKVANGVHAMVVPGSGQVKDQAEAEGLDAVFREAGFEWREAGCSMCLAMNPDKLAPGERCASTSNRNFEGRQGKGGRTHLVSPAMAAAAGVTGHFVDIRDWTYQ; this is encoded by the coding sequence ATGAGCGGATCGTCGCCCCGAAACATGTTCCAGAAGATCTGGGACAACCACCTTGTTCTGCAAGAAGAGGGTCAACAGGCGATTCTTTATATCGACCTGCAACTGGTCCACGAAGTGACCAGCGCTCAGGCCTTTGAAGGGCTACGCATCGCTGGCCGCAAGTTGCGACGCCCGGAACGTCACATCGCGACGCCGGACCATAATATTCCGACGACCGATCGCTCGCTGCCGATCGCCGATCCGATCTCGAAACAACAGATTGATACGCTCCGCAACAACTGCGTCGAGTTTGGCGTTCATCTCTACGACCTGAACGACAGCAAGCAAGGGATCGTCCATGTGATCGGTCCTGAGCTAGGCATGACGCAGCCCGGCATGACGATCGTCTGCGGCGATAGTCACACCGCGACGCATGGCGCGTTTGGCGCGCTTGCGTTCGGCATCGGCACTAGCGAAGTCGAACACGTCATGGCGACGCAGACGTTGTTGCAAGCGAAGCCGAAGACGATGGAACTGCGCGTTAACGGCACGCTCGCGCCCGGCGTCACCGCCAAAGACTTGATCTTGTACTTGATCGGCAAGCTGACGACCGCCGGCGGCACCGGCTACGTGTTGGAATACACCGGCGAAGCGATTCGCGCGTTGTCGATGGAAGAACGGATGACCGTCTGCAACATGTCGATCGAAGCTGGCGCCCGCGCCGGCATGATCGCTCCGGACGAAACGACGTTCGAGTATGTCAAAGGTCGTGAGTTCGCTCCGAAAGATTTTGACGCCGCCGTCGAAAAGTGGAAACAGCTTCCTTCGGACGAAGGCGCCAAGTATGACAAAGTGCTGATCTTCGACGCCAAAGATATCGCTCCGCAAATCACCTGGGGAACCAACCCTGGTCAAGTCGCTCCGGTGATCTCCAATGTTCCGTCCCCGACCGATTACGGCGACGCGACAGAGCAGAAGTCGACGCAAGCGGCGCTCGACTACATGGGGCTGACCGCCGGACAGCCGTTGACCGACGTCAAAATCGACCGCGTCTTCATCGGCTCATGCACCAATGCTCGCATCGAAGATTTGCGCGCCGCCGCCAAAGTGGTCAAAGGGCACAAAGTCGCCAACGGCGTGCATGCGATGGTCGTTCCCGGCAGCGGTCAGGTGAAAGACCAGGCCGAAGCGGAAGGGCTTGACGCCGTCTTTCGCGAAGCCGGTTTTGAATGGCGCGAAGCTGGTTGCAGCATGTGTTTGGCGATGAACCCTGACAAACTCGCGCCCGGCGAACGCTGTGCTTCGACCAGCAACCGCAACTTTGAAGGTCGACAAGGGAAGGGGGGACGCACGCATCTGGTCTCTCCGGCCATGGCCGCCGCGGCCGGCGTCACCGGTCACTTTGTCGACATCCGCGATTGGACCTATCAATAG